The genomic window CAGGCCTGACCCCTCGCTTTTGGTGGTGAAGTAGGGAGTGAAGATGCGCCCGAGATTCTCCGTGCTGATTCCGGGGCCGTGATCTATAACGGAAATCTTTGCCAGTTCGTCATCAGGTCCGACCTCGATTTCAATTTTCCCCTCCGGATCTGATTCCAGCGCGTTTTTGACGATATTGATCAAAGCCTGCGAAAAAAGACCCCTGTCAGCCATAACCCTGCCCTCGATTCGCTGTGAATTAATTACTATTCGGCCGGTTTCGAGTTCCGCACGATAGAGCTTTAGAGATTCTTCTACCAGCCCGAGAGGGTCGGTCGGCTTCACTTGCGGTTGAGGAAGTTTGGCAAAGGTCGAAAACTCGTCGACAATCCGCTTCAGTTTGTCGATCTCGGCCAGGATAGTTTCAGACGCGTCGTCAAGTATGTCAGCGTACTGATTTGGATTTCTACGGTAGCTTCGCTTCAGGTCCTCGATCGAGACCTTGATTGGCGTGAGGGGATTTTTGATCTCATGAGCGATCTTGCGCGCCATCTGGTTCCAGGCGGCCAGCTTCTCGGCCTGGATCAGCTTGTTCTGGGAGCGCTTGAGCCGTTCGTACATGGTATTGAAACTGGTCACCAGCCGGCCCAGCTCATCGGAGGAAAACCAGAATATCTTCTGGTCGAATTTACCCTCAGCGATCTGTTCGGTTGCCAGGGATAATTCGGTCAGGGGAGCAGAAAGCCTCTGCGCGAAAGCATAACTGACCAGTCCGGCCAGGATGATCGCGGCCAGGGCCACTATCAGGTAGATCTTTATGCTTTGAGATGCGAGTTGCTTGGCCAGTGAGGGGGGATGCAGAAGCATGATATAGAAATTTTGGCCTTCAACCAAAGAATACAGGTTTTGCAGAAACGGCTGGTAAGTGATCTGATCCAGCTCGTATTCTGAGCTGATGTCATCGGCCGGACGAGAGCTCACCTGCTGTTCAA from Candidatus Zixiibacteriota bacterium includes these protein-coding regions:
- a CDS encoding HAMP domain-containing protein; the encoded protein is MKLKTKFALYSIMGTALLLVITVLVLYFFLSGGLRKIEAGNISEGLEALKRQLEEDGENIAQKVTSACHGDDYQILQIVLTRDRQGQIDQSRLIDLVGQYQSLLKLDFLEVISRDSMLLASGLRPTDFNRKSEHDFIAEVIEEGFVQGFSPYRVAENIYPAYLSGRSLTYEDSAVAIVIGGIFVDDYYLSRIRLPYNMETAVFSDRRLYSSTLPEHLQEILEQQVSSRPADDISSEYELDQITYQPFLQNLYSLVEGQNFYIMLLHPPSLAKQLASQSIKIYLIVALAAIILAGLVSYAFAQRLSAPLTELSLATEQIAEGKFDQKIFWFSSDELGRLVTSFNTMYERLKRSQNKLIQAEKLAAWNQMARKIAHEIKNPLTPIKVSIEDLKRSYRRNPNQYADILDDASETILAEIDKLKRIVDEFSTFAKLPQPQVKPTDPLGLVEESLKLYRAELETGRIVINSQRIEGRVMADRGLFSQALINIVKNALESDPEGKIEIEVGPDDELAKISVIDHGPGISTENLGRIFTPYFTTKSEGSGL